From the genome of Hymenobacter cellulosilyticus, one region includes:
- a CDS encoding carboxypeptidase-like regulatory domain-containing protein: MLPTYRDAYLRGDLSVSNAELVDAYLKANPNAGDEALKRFHTMRASGHSVRPVGWLQHQFHLMRTEPVRFRRRAGSIVLVGALISGAVLAGTNLPTEERIGVPTTTIAAPSEEMISVAAEAAAAKKMAVVSGRILDENGRPLIGATVLDKTSGRGVTTNAQGTYSMLVPANQTSQLQFGYGGYTEDEVQVKGRSVQNVTLLPRTDDAVAKVQKRRWWRF, encoded by the coding sequence TTGCTTCCTACCTATCGAGATGCCTACCTGCGGGGAGACCTGTCGGTGAGCAATGCGGAGCTAGTTGACGCGTATCTCAAGGCTAATCCTAACGCTGGTGATGAGGCGCTAAAACGTTTTCACACGATGCGTGCCAGTGGCCACAGCGTACGTCCTGTAGGCTGGCTGCAGCACCAGTTTCACCTGATGCGCACCGAGCCCGTGCGTTTCCGTCGCCGGGCCGGCTCTATCGTGCTGGTAGGTGCTTTAATCAGCGGCGCCGTGCTGGCCGGAACCAACCTGCCTACTGAGGAGCGTATTGGCGTACCTACGACAACTATTGCTGCGCCCAGCGAAGAAATGATTTCGGTGGCTGCTGAAGCGGCTGCTGCCAAGAAAATGGCTGTGGTAAGCGGCCGAATTTTGGACGAGAATGGTCGTCCACTGATTGGAGCCACTGTTTTGGATAAGACCAGTGGCCGTGGCGTAACGACCAACGCACAGGGAACCTACTCGATGCTGGTGCCCGCCAACCAGACTTCCCAGCTGCAGTTTGGCTACGGTGGCTACACCGAAGATGAGGTACAGGTAAAAGGCCGCAGCGTGCAGAACGTGACCCTGCTGCCCCGCACCGACGACGCAGTAGCGAAGGTGCAGAAGCGCCGCTGGTGGCGTTTCTAA
- a CDS encoding DUF5686 and carboxypeptidase-like regulatory domain-containing protein: MKHTYALFILLVVVALPAQAQRIVFTGRITEAATGQPVPFASLFVPGTTSGMTADAEGRYQLTVTQPIDTLAASALGFKALKKAVTQQTQQTVNFALGAGAVTLGEVTVRPTENPAYVILRRVQAHKNQNDKRQLQAFEYDSYNRIQTTITDLPDRLAKRKVVRDMLALSDSMSKGAPAGPGKNLPFFASELQSRLYVKNHPIRRREEIRQRQMRGIGPREGSVASQILGSSFQDYNFYPNWQNIMGKDFISPIAEGWKLAYEYELQDSMFVGQDWCYQLAVKPRRPKTWPSWVPSGLRPILTPCASST, from the coding sequence ATGAAGCATACGTACGCGCTGTTTATCCTATTAGTAGTCGTGGCCTTACCCGCCCAGGCGCAGCGCATAGTATTTACCGGCCGAATTACGGAGGCCGCTACGGGGCAGCCCGTTCCTTTTGCCTCTCTGTTTGTGCCGGGAACTACCAGCGGCATGACGGCCGACGCGGAAGGACGCTACCAGCTTACTGTTACTCAACCCATCGATACGCTGGCGGCCTCCGCGCTGGGCTTTAAGGCCCTGAAAAAGGCCGTCACGCAGCAAACCCAGCAAACGGTGAACTTCGCCCTGGGTGCGGGGGCCGTTACGCTCGGTGAAGTAACAGTGCGGCCCACCGAGAACCCCGCCTACGTGATTCTGCGGCGGGTGCAGGCCCACAAAAACCAGAACGACAAGCGCCAGCTGCAGGCCTTTGAGTACGACAGCTACAACCGGATTCAAACTACGATAACCGACCTGCCCGACCGCCTGGCCAAGCGCAAGGTGGTGCGCGATATGCTGGCCCTGTCCGACAGCATGAGCAAGGGCGCCCCCGCCGGGCCAGGCAAAAATCTGCCGTTTTTTGCCTCGGAGCTGCAGTCCCGCCTGTACGTGAAGAACCACCCGATTCGGCGGCGGGAGGAAATCCGGCAGCGGCAGATGCGCGGCATCGGGCCCCGGGAAGGCTCGGTGGCTTCCCAGATTCTGGGCTCCTCGTTCCAGGATTACAACTTCTACCCCAACTGGCAGAATATCATGGGCAAGGATTTCATCTCGCCCATTGCCGAGGGGTGGAAGCTGGCCTATGAGTATGAGCTACAGGATTCCATGTTCGTGGGCCAGGATTGGTGCTATCAATTAGCCGTGAAGCCCCGCCGCCCCAAGACCTGGCCTTCGTGGGTACCATCTGGATTACGGCCGATACTTACGCCCTGCGCAAGCTCAACTTGA
- a CDS encoding DUF5686 family protein encodes MGTIWITADTYALRKLNLTKSPEANINFVSEIRIYQELTPPAEGAGLPKVTRVTVAIKPSDNQAGIMANFNTINSNFERNHERNIAFYDNALDTAPNASQLPKDYFDKNRPDSLSLADQTSLAVLDSVRELPSVRSVLDLADVLVNGYKRVGRLELGPILSTYGFNDIEGHRLRFGFRTTPELSRDWLVRAYAAYGFGDGRLKYGMRVNRIIERQHWTVLGAEYRHDLDQVALLDNEFGQENPLFDAAARIGRIRGSRPLMRDVSGLSLQTDIVRGFIQKVIVRHQRFTPLYNFAYYNTDRRVPGAPTAANITLSELILESRYAHDEVLVETENRRRAIGLMRWPVFIFRYTLGANHLLGSDFKYQKFAFITTQSVQVGIFGRADYRVEAGYIPSTVPYPILKTHMGNQSPFYNASAFNLMRYFEFVSDRYASVRVEDHFEGLLVNSLPLLRKLNWRLLATGNVLFGGVSEANRSLTPPRHPDTDEPLQTFRALDHGPYAEVGYGVENIFKVARVDFIHRLTYRDLPEARNFGVKLSLQFRL; translated from the coding sequence GTGGGTACCATCTGGATTACGGCCGATACTTACGCCCTGCGCAAGCTCAACTTGACCAAAAGCCCGGAGGCTAACATCAACTTCGTTAGCGAAATCCGAATTTACCAGGAACTGACCCCGCCCGCGGAAGGCGCCGGCCTGCCCAAAGTAACGCGCGTGACGGTTGCCATTAAGCCCTCCGACAACCAGGCCGGGATAATGGCGAATTTCAATACCATCAACTCCAACTTTGAGCGCAACCACGAGCGGAACATAGCTTTCTACGATAATGCCCTCGACACGGCACCCAATGCCAGCCAGCTGCCCAAAGACTACTTCGATAAAAACCGCCCCGACTCGCTGAGCCTGGCCGACCAGACTTCCTTGGCCGTGCTCGACTCGGTGCGGGAGCTACCTAGCGTGCGCTCGGTGCTGGACCTAGCCGATGTGCTGGTGAACGGTTACAAGCGTGTGGGCCGCCTCGAACTGGGCCCCATCCTGTCGACCTACGGCTTCAACGATATTGAGGGCCACCGGCTGCGCTTCGGCTTCCGGACCACACCCGAGCTGAGCCGCGACTGGCTGGTGCGGGCCTACGCGGCCTACGGCTTCGGCGACGGACGGCTTAAGTACGGCATGCGCGTTAACCGCATCATCGAGCGGCAGCACTGGACGGTGCTCGGGGCCGAATACCGCCACGACCTCGACCAGGTAGCTTTGCTCGACAATGAGTTTGGGCAGGAAAACCCACTGTTTGATGCCGCAGCCCGCATCGGCCGTATCCGCGGAAGCCGCCCACTGATGCGCGACGTATCGGGCCTTTCCCTGCAAACGGATATTGTGCGGGGCTTCATTCAGAAGGTTATTGTGCGCCACCAGCGCTTTACGCCGCTGTATAATTTTGCCTACTACAACACCGACCGCCGGGTGCCCGGCGCGCCCACGGCCGCCAACATCACCTTGTCGGAGCTAATCTTGGAGTCGCGCTACGCGCACGACGAAGTGCTGGTGGAAACCGAAAACCGGCGTCGGGCCATTGGCCTGATGCGGTGGCCGGTCTTCATCTTTCGCTACACCTTGGGCGCCAATCACCTGCTTGGCAGCGACTTCAAGTACCAAAAGTTTGCCTTCATTACCACTCAAAGCGTGCAGGTTGGCATCTTCGGCCGCGCCGACTATCGGGTAGAAGCCGGCTATATTCCCAGCACGGTGCCCTACCCTATCCTTAAAACGCACATGGGCAACCAGTCGCCGTTTTATAATGCGTCGGCGTTTAACCTGATGCGCTACTTCGAGTTTGTCAGCGACCGGTATGCTTCTGTGCGGGTCGAGGACCACTTCGAGGGTTTGCTGGTAAACAGCTTGCCGCTGCTCCGTAAGCTCAACTGGCGCCTGCTGGCTACCGGCAATGTGTTGTTTGGGGGCGTAAGCGAGGCCAACCGCAGCCTGACCCCGCCGCGCCACCCCGACACGGATGAGCCGCTGCAAACCTTCCGGGCGCTGGATCATGGGCCGTATGCCGAGGTGGGCTACGGCGTGGAAAACATCTTCAAAGTTGCCCGGGTCGACTTTATCCACCGCCTGACCTACCGTGATTTGCCCGAGGCCCGCAACTTCGGCGTCAAGCTCAGCCTGCAGTTTAGACTGTAA
- a CDS encoding family 43 glycosylhydrolase, producing MSFDFESAPSFDLVPTVDSSTDYAAVDAPLVDSTPTVAPPVEAKPTNYANIVLPGDFPDPTIAKIGNTYWASATSAEWGPVFPMFKSDNLVDWELVTHVFPGQLPDWCDANFWAPEIFYEGGKTFIYYTARKKNGPLCVAVASADQPEGPYTDHGPLVGQRLGSIDGFPVRDEHGDLYLVWKEDGNSKKKPTPIWAQRINEKRMGLVGKKVELFRNTEKWEGCLVEGSAIVRHDEYFYMFYAGNGCCGKCCNYATGVARAKSLLGPWEKCPQNPILDKNKTWKCPGHGTVAEYEGRWFLLHHAYYTDSHEFVGRQGILSEFTWNAEGWPEFDGRSPQAAPLPDLSVLNVTDNFTSNQLAQTWQWPVGEQPEAGVSDGQLLLTASPVGLGAMVAQRTFAATYKAVTTLDFANLAPGTFAGIGAIGDHANTLSLMAGDQSLQLWHVKGGKQECLTKIAVESCKNLSLRLEVWGGQRYRFSYSADGLTWIAMPTESFAINGTYLPPWDRGIRIALLAQGPATSTVAFNHFSLRNKR from the coding sequence GTGTCGTTCGACTTCGAAAGCGCACCTTCCTTCGACTTGGTGCCCACTGTAGATTCCTCGACTGATTACGCCGCCGTTGACGCGCCGTTGGTCGATTCTACCCCCACTGTGGCTCCTCCCGTCGAGGCGAAGCCTACCAACTACGCCAACATCGTCTTGCCCGGCGACTTCCCGGACCCGACCATTGCCAAAATCGGCAATACGTACTGGGCCAGTGCTACGTCGGCTGAGTGGGGCCCTGTGTTTCCTATGTTCAAGTCCGACAACCTGGTCGACTGGGAGCTGGTGACGCACGTGTTTCCCGGCCAGCTGCCCGATTGGTGCGACGCTAACTTCTGGGCTCCGGAGATTTTCTACGAGGGCGGCAAAACCTTCATCTACTACACGGCCCGCAAGAAAAACGGCCCGCTGTGCGTAGCCGTAGCCAGTGCCGACCAGCCCGAAGGCCCCTACACCGACCACGGTCCCTTGGTAGGCCAGCGCCTAGGCTCCATCGACGGCTTCCCCGTGCGCGACGAGCACGGCGACCTGTACCTGGTGTGGAAAGAGGACGGCAATAGTAAGAAAAAGCCCACGCCCATCTGGGCCCAGCGCATCAATGAAAAGCGCATGGGTTTGGTCGGCAAGAAGGTGGAGCTGTTCCGCAATACCGAGAAGTGGGAAGGCTGTCTGGTGGAAGGCTCGGCCATCGTGCGCCACGACGAGTACTTCTACATGTTCTACGCCGGCAACGGCTGCTGCGGCAAGTGCTGCAACTACGCCACTGGCGTGGCCCGGGCTAAGAGCCTGCTGGGGCCCTGGGAGAAGTGCCCCCAGAACCCGATTCTCGATAAGAACAAAACCTGGAAGTGCCCCGGTCACGGCACCGTAGCCGAATACGAAGGCCGCTGGTTCCTGCTCCACCACGCGTATTACACCGACAGCCACGAGTTTGTGGGCCGCCAGGGCATCCTGAGCGAGTTTACCTGGAATGCCGAAGGCTGGCCCGAATTCGACGGCCGCAGCCCCCAGGCCGCCCCGCTGCCCGACCTGAGCGTGCTCAACGTGACCGACAACTTCACTAGCAACCAGTTGGCTCAAACCTGGCAGTGGCCGGTGGGTGAGCAGCCCGAAGCCGGCGTCAGCGACGGGCAGCTGCTGCTCACGGCCAGCCCGGTAGGCCTGGGTGCCATGGTAGCCCAGCGCACGTTTGCGGCCACCTACAAGGCCGTTACCACCCTGGATTTTGCCAACCTCGCGCCCGGTACCTTTGCCGGTATCGGTGCCATCGGCGACCATGCCAACACGCTGTCTTTGATGGCCGGCGACCAAAGCCTGCAGCTCTGGCACGTGAAGGGTGGCAAACAGGAGTGCCTGACCAAGATTGCGGTAGAGAGCTGCAAAAACCTGTCGTTGCGCCTGGAGGTATGGGGCGGGCAGCGCTACCGCTTCAGCTACAGCGCCGACGGCCTCACCTGGATTGCCATGCCCACCGAAAGCTTTGCTATCAACGGTACGTACCTGCCGCCATGGGACCGGGGTATCCGTATTGCGCTGCTGGCCCAGGGCCCGGCCACTTCCACTGTGGCTTTCAACCACTTTTCCCTGCGCAACAAGCGCTAG
- the galK gene encoding galactokinase yields the protein MLAHDIAAAFHQRFGTDPLLVRAPGRINLIGEHTDYNAGYVLPAAIDKEMYFAVALNQQHTIRLHAYDLNQSEEVAVDAVAPSETQWANYLLGVVAQLQQRGVQVPGFDCVFGGTVPAGAGLSSSAAVECGMLFALNTLLQAQLEPMQIAKLGQAAEHEYAKVMCGLMDQFASVFGQAGQVVRLDCRSLDYEYFPFDTTACRIVLCNSGVKHSLASSEYNTRRQECEQGVAVLRRHYPEVQTLRDVTLEQLEAHRDELGPVVYRRCSYVVEENQRVIETCRLLTQNDLSGVGQQMYASHAGLSEKYEVSCKELDVLVEIAQTTPGVYGSRMMGGGFGGCTINLVATEQVADFVQHMKTQYQQQLGLPLETYEATIVDGVGLFTDK from the coding sequence ATGCTAGCCCACGATATTGCCGCTGCTTTTCACCAGCGCTTCGGCACCGACCCTTTGCTGGTGCGCGCCCCCGGCCGCATCAACCTGATTGGGGAACACACCGACTACAACGCCGGCTACGTGCTGCCCGCGGCCATCGACAAGGAAATGTACTTCGCCGTAGCCCTGAATCAGCAGCACACCATCCGGCTGCACGCCTACGACCTGAACCAGTCGGAGGAAGTGGCCGTCGACGCCGTGGCGCCCAGCGAAACTCAATGGGCCAACTACCTGCTGGGCGTAGTGGCCCAGCTTCAGCAGCGCGGAGTGCAGGTACCGGGTTTCGACTGTGTCTTCGGGGGTACGGTTCCGGCCGGGGCGGGCTTGTCGTCGTCGGCAGCCGTGGAGTGCGGAATGCTGTTTGCCCTTAATACGCTGCTGCAGGCTCAGCTGGAGCCCATGCAGATAGCTAAGCTGGGGCAGGCCGCGGAGCACGAGTACGCCAAGGTGATGTGCGGCTTGATGGATCAGTTTGCCAGCGTGTTTGGCCAAGCCGGGCAGGTAGTGCGCCTGGACTGCCGCTCCCTAGACTATGAATACTTCCCCTTTGACACCACTGCCTGCCGTATCGTGCTGTGCAATTCGGGCGTGAAGCACAGCTTGGCTAGCTCGGAGTACAACACCCGCCGCCAGGAGTGCGAGCAGGGCGTGGCCGTGCTGCGGCGGCATTATCCCGAGGTTCAGACGCTGCGCGACGTGACGCTGGAACAGCTGGAGGCCCACCGCGACGAGCTGGGCCCGGTGGTATACCGGCGCTGCAGCTACGTGGTGGAGGAAAACCAGCGCGTAATAGAAACCTGCCGCCTGTTGACGCAAAATGATCTGAGCGGCGTGGGTCAGCAGATGTACGCCTCGCACGCCGGACTAAGTGAAAAGTACGAAGTGAGCTGCAAGGAGCTTGATGTATTGGTAGAAATCGCCCAGACGACGCCGGGTGTGTACGGCTCCCGCATGATGGGCGGCGGCTTCGGCGGCTGTACCATCAATCTGGTAGCCACGGAGCAGGTAGCCGACTTCGTGCAGCATATGAAGACGCAGTATCAGCAGCAGCTGGGCCTGCCGTTGGAAACCTACGAGGCGACTATCGTGGACGGCGTCGGGCTGTTTACGGACAAGTAA
- a CDS encoding sugar MFS transporter, with the protein MALVAPSSVGASAATEADQPTPRYTSALASLTVLFFMMGFITCLNDILIPYLKGLFTLSYAKVNLVNFCFFGAYLVMGVPAGWLVKRLGYKGGMLVGFLIAAAGCCLFFPAAESRTFALFLGALFVLATGVVTLQVAGNPYVAILGPPHTASSRLTLTQAFNSLATTIAPVLGARLILSHLPDLSQLTPAQTAALDITSVQYLYLGIAAVLVLISLLLAFLKLPQIAHAPAPAGDTQRAWHFRHLVLGLVGIFAYVGAEVAIGSHIVSYLGQPEVMGMAARDAGEQVAFYWGAAMLGRFAGIFVLRAVRPGRVLAVTAVGAVLLVLLSINTSGAVAMWSLLAVGLMNAVMFPVIFTLAVAGLGRHTEDASGLLSAAIVGGALIPPLFGLLADSQSGGGGVHALRLAFLLPVLCYLYILWYGLKGSRPAVS; encoded by the coding sequence ATGGCTCTTGTTGCTCCTTCCTCTGTAGGTGCGTCTGCCGCTACCGAAGCCGACCAGCCGACGCCGCGCTACACGTCGGCGCTGGCCTCGCTGACGGTGCTGTTCTTCATGATGGGCTTTATCACCTGTCTCAATGACATCCTGATTCCCTACCTCAAGGGCCTCTTCACGCTCAGCTACGCCAAGGTCAACCTGGTCAACTTCTGCTTCTTCGGCGCCTACCTGGTCATGGGCGTGCCCGCCGGCTGGCTCGTCAAGCGCCTGGGCTACAAGGGCGGCATGCTCGTGGGCTTCCTCATTGCCGCCGCCGGCTGCTGCCTGTTCTTCCCCGCCGCCGAGAGCCGCACCTTTGCCCTGTTCCTGGGCGCCCTGTTCGTGCTGGCCACCGGCGTGGTGACCCTGCAGGTGGCTGGCAACCCCTACGTGGCCATCCTGGGCCCGCCGCACACGGCCTCCTCCCGGCTCACGCTCACGCAGGCCTTCAACTCGCTGGCCACCACCATTGCCCCCGTGCTGGGCGCGCGCCTGATTCTCTCCCACCTGCCCGACCTGAGCCAGCTCACCCCGGCCCAGACGGCGGCCCTGGACATCACGTCGGTGCAGTACCTCTACCTGGGCATTGCCGCCGTACTGGTGCTCATCAGCCTGCTGCTGGCCTTCCTCAAGCTGCCCCAGATTGCCCATGCCCCGGCCCCGGCCGGCGACACGCAGCGGGCCTGGCATTTCCGCCACCTGGTGCTGGGCCTGGTGGGCATCTTTGCCTACGTGGGGGCCGAGGTGGCCATTGGCTCGCACATCGTCAGCTACCTGGGCCAGCCCGAAGTGATGGGCATGGCCGCCCGCGACGCGGGCGAGCAGGTGGCCTTCTACTGGGGGGCGGCCATGCTGGGCCGCTTTGCCGGCATTTTCGTGCTGCGGGCCGTGCGGCCCGGGCGGGTGCTGGCCGTCACGGCCGTGGGCGCGGTGCTGCTCGTGCTCCTCTCCATCAACACCAGCGGGGCCGTGGCCATGTGGAGCTTGCTGGCCGTGGGCTTGATGAATGCGGTGATGTTCCCGGTCATCTTCACGCTGGCCGTAGCCGGGCTGGGGCGGCACACGGAGGATGCCTCGGGCCTGCTCTCGGCCGCCATCGTGGGCGGGGCCCTTATTCCGCCGCTCTTCGGCCTGCTTGCCGACAGCCAGAGCGGGGGCGGCGGGGTGCATGCCTTACGTCTGGCCTTTCTGCTGCCCGTGCTCTGCTACCTCTACATCCTCTGGTATGGCTTGAAGGGTAGCCGCCCTGCTGTTAGCTGA
- a CDS encoding glycoside hydrolase family 16 protein, protein MKFPSLSIQRSTQFGLSVLLTLSLLGCTETKTKNVPAPVVIPPTPVVNEEAKDYGQYTNLVWSDEFDGGALDQSKWVYELGGGGWGNNELQAYTNSNDNVYLSGGNLFIQARRQQSGNNAYTSGRLITKGKQSFQYGRIDVRAKLPKGKGIWPAIWMLGTDIDKNNWPKCGEIDIMELRGSQPQEFLSTMHYANNAGNREYKGKTQVLGYDITDEFHVFSVVRSKDMLRFYLDGASQPYYTFTPGDVNGNPWPFNNPFFVILNVAVGGMFDGDPTPNTTFPQQMQVDYVRYYQYK, encoded by the coding sequence ATGAAATTCCCCTCCCTGTCCATCCAGCGCAGCACCCAGTTTGGCCTCAGCGTTCTGCTGACTTTGAGCCTGCTGGGCTGTACCGAAACCAAAACCAAGAACGTACCCGCGCCAGTGGTAATACCACCCACGCCGGTTGTTAACGAGGAAGCCAAGGACTACGGCCAGTATACCAATCTGGTGTGGAGCGACGAGTTTGACGGCGGTGCCCTGGATCAAAGCAAGTGGGTATATGAGCTGGGCGGTGGCGGCTGGGGCAACAACGAACTGCAGGCCTACACCAACTCGAACGACAACGTGTACCTGAGCGGGGGCAACCTCTTCATTCAGGCTCGCCGGCAGCAGTCGGGTAACAATGCCTATACCTCGGGCCGCCTGATTACCAAGGGCAAGCAAAGCTTTCAGTACGGCCGCATCGACGTGCGAGCCAAGCTGCCCAAAGGCAAAGGTATTTGGCCGGCCATCTGGATGCTGGGTACCGACATCGACAAGAACAACTGGCCCAAGTGCGGAGAAATTGACATTATGGAACTGCGCGGCAGCCAGCCCCAGGAGTTTCTGTCGACCATGCACTATGCTAACAATGCGGGCAACCGTGAGTACAAGGGCAAAACCCAGGTCCTGGGCTACGACATCACCGACGAATTCCACGTCTTCAGCGTGGTGCGCAGCAAGGATATGCTTCGCTTCTATCTGGACGGAGCCTCGCAGCCCTACTACACCTTCACCCCGGGTGACGTCAACGGCAACCCGTGGCCCTTCAACAACCCGTTCTTCGTGATTTTGAACGTGGCCGTAGGTGGTATGTTCGACGGCGACCCAACGCCCAACACGACCTTCCCGCAGCAGATGCAGGTCGACTACGTGCGCTACTACCAGTACAAGTAA
- a CDS encoding PKD domain-containing protein: MKNIFRLATLSLLAAPLLLASCEKDAKDFELEGAVPQANFTFQANTTEFPTVVDFTSTSKDGFVYQWNFGDNSIGSGEKAQHTYPRPGKYEVELLTSGRGGTGISSKQTVTIPDACTISAFSNLVGCTAGGVKVWSLSNAPGAVVKQDAGGNQISSSTTLEACQLDDQFSFSNAYTLNYESAGKTYQNGACGSSRNNTGSFVFRPNNGNPQIILKGNKSFIGLADSVVNKTYDILEATDTKLRLRGTNPDGTRTIVTLMPYDATAPYKQLLTGGSSRTWMLDNQADAPITVGTEANPLEYFAGVKPGELPACQSDDEYTFSVNNTLSYNAKAETFSAGAGYVCKSPETGTSPFVFGPAAGAGLAQFILSRPGAFIGATDASPTEQVYRILEITDKKMTVRAGSGLNGGTVFTIKMVVKP, encoded by the coding sequence ATGAAAAATATATTCCGTTTGGCCACGCTGAGTTTGCTGGCAGCCCCGTTGCTGCTGGCTTCCTGCGAGAAAGACGCCAAAGATTTTGAGCTGGAGGGCGCCGTGCCCCAGGCCAACTTTACCTTCCAGGCTAATACCACCGAGTTTCCTACCGTCGTTGATTTCACCAGCACGTCCAAGGACGGCTTCGTGTACCAGTGGAACTTTGGCGACAACTCCATCGGGAGCGGCGAAAAAGCCCAGCACACTTACCCCCGGCCCGGCAAATACGAAGTGGAACTGCTGACCTCAGGCCGCGGCGGCACGGGCATTTCCTCGAAGCAGACCGTGACCATCCCCGATGCCTGCACCATATCGGCTTTCAGCAACCTTGTGGGCTGCACCGCGGGTGGGGTTAAGGTGTGGTCTTTGTCGAATGCGCCCGGCGCCGTTGTCAAGCAGGACGCGGGCGGCAACCAGATTTCGTCCTCGACTACTTTGGAAGCCTGCCAGCTCGACGACCAGTTCTCGTTTAGCAACGCCTACACGCTCAACTACGAAAGTGCCGGCAAGACCTACCAGAACGGTGCCTGTGGCAGCTCGCGCAACAACACGGGCAGCTTCGTGTTCCGGCCCAACAACGGCAACCCCCAGATTATCCTGAAGGGCAACAAGTCCTTTATCGGCCTGGCCGACTCGGTGGTAAACAAGACCTACGATATTCTGGAAGCTACCGACACCAAGCTGCGCCTGCGCGGCACCAACCCCGACGGCACCCGCACCATCGTGACGCTGATGCCCTATGACGCCACGGCTCCCTACAAGCAGCTGCTGACTGGTGGCTCGTCGAGAACCTGGATGCTGGATAACCAGGCCGATGCGCCCATCACCGTTGGTACCGAAGCCAACCCGCTGGAGTACTTCGCCGGTGTGAAGCCCGGTGAGCTGCCCGCTTGCCAGTCGGATGATGAATACACCTTCTCCGTCAACAATACGCTCAGCTACAACGCCAAGGCTGAAACCTTCTCGGCCGGTGCTGGCTACGTCTGCAAATCTCCCGAAACCGGTACTTCACCCTTCGTCTTCGGTCCGGCTGCCGGCGCAGGCCTGGCCCAGTTTATCCTCTCGCGGCCCGGGGCCTTTATTGGTGCTACCGATGCTTCGCCCACGGAGCAGGTATACCGCATTCTGGAAATCACCGATAAAAAGATGACGGTTCGGGCCGGCAGCGGCCTGAATGGCGGCACCGTGTTTACCATCAAAATGGTTGTAAAGCCCTAA